ACAGCAAATGTGTAGGCGGAATCACCGTAATAACCATCTTTCTCGGCGCCGACATCGACCGAAACAATTTGTCCTGCTCGGAGTTCTCTTTTTGACGGAATGCCGTGAACCACTTCTTCGTCAATACTGATGCAAATACTCGCCGGATACCCGCGATATCCTTTAAAAGCCGGATTGGTACCGCGACTGCGAATATACTCATCCGCAATCTTATCGAGTTTCCCAGTCTGAATACCGGGTTTGATCTCAAGACCGAGAATGTGTATAGTTTCAGCCACAATTCGGTTACTCTCGCGCATTTTCCCGATTTCTTCTTGTGAGCGAATATAGATCATATGACGTTTTTTAATGACGACCTCTCATTTTACCGCTTTTCATAAATCCATCGTAATGCCGCATCAGCAAATGCGATTCGATCTGCTGAAGAGTATCCAGAGCGACTCCGACAATGATCAACAAACTGGTGCCGCCAAAAAATGACGCCAGATCGTAGTTAATATCCACAACGTTCATCAAGATATACGGAAAAATAGCGATGAACGCGAGGAAAATGGAACCAGGAAGAGTTACTTTCGTCAGAATATTATCGATGAACTCTGAGGTTTTTTTCCCAGGACGAATGCCGGGAATGAAACCACCGTACTTCTTCATATTGTCAGCGACCTCGATCGGATTGAAGGCGATTGCCGTATAAAAATAGGTAAAAAACACAATGAATATACCGTAAATCAGCCAGTAAACCGGCGATTGTACGCTAAAAAATCGCATCATCCCTTGAATGAAATCACTCTGCGGAAAAAATGTGGCGATCGTGCTGGGGATGAACATGATCGATTGCGCAAAAATGATTGGCATGACGCCCGCTGTATTAACCCGCAAGGGAATATGTGTCGCCTGACCACCATAGACTTTTCGTCCGACGACCCGCTTGGCATATTGAACCGGAATTTTTCGTTGCCCCTGAGTCAGCAGTACTACAAACCCTACGATAACAAACATTAGACCGATTAGGATAACTTCGGTAAAAATTCCGCGGACATCTTCTTTGATGAGTGCAAGTTCGCTAACAAACACATTGGGCAGACGCGCAATGATACCGATCATGATGATCAGGGAAATTCCGTTTCCGATGCCGCGTTCGGTTATTTTCTCACCAAGCCACATGATTAGCACAGTTCCAGCAGTCAACGTTAGCATCGACATCAATACAAAACCGATTCCGGGATGCGGAACGACCGGAAGAATCTGATTGCCGATGCGGGCTGACATCTGCGGACTCATCAGGAACTGGGCAATGCCGAATGCCTGAAGCGCCGAGATAAGGACCGTTCCGTATCGGGTTAGTTGGGTAATTTTTTTCCGTCCCTCTTCGCCTTCCTTTTGAAGCTTCTGAAAATAGGGAATCACAGCGCCGAGCAACTGAATGATGATCGAAGCGCTGATGTATGGCATGATACCGAGAGCAAAGAGTGTTGCGCGTGAAAATGCGCCACCCGCAAAAAGATCATACAATCCGAACAGAGTATTGGAAAAATTTCGCATCGCCGCACCCATGACCTCGCTGTCGATGCCGGGGATAGGGATGTGCGAACCGATTCGAATAACGACGAGTATCGCTAAGGTGTAAAAAATACGTTTTCTTAGTTCAGGAATTCGAAAGATACTCTGGAATTGTTGTTTCATATGATCTCAGCCTTTCCCCCAGATGCTTCGATTTTTTCTTTTGCAGTTTTGCTGAATGCATTGGCAATGACGCGAACAGGTTCGGTAATCTCGCCATTTCCAAGTATCTTGACTGGTTTTGCAGATGTCTTGATATATCCTTTTTGAAGTAGGGTTTCAATGGTTACTTCCGGCAATTGCAGACGCGCAATAATATCTAAATTGACAATTTGGACTTCTTCTTTAAAAATATTCGTAAATCCACGCTTCGGAAGCCTTCTGTAAATCGGCATCTGTCCGCCTTCATGCCACGGCCGAAATTTAGAACCAGCCCGAGAGCCAGCACCTTTACTTCCGCGTCCACTTGTGCCGCCTGTTCCGGAAGCGTTTCCTCTGCCTATCCGTTTTTCATTCTGCTTCGCGCCCTGCGCGTATTTGAGGGAACCTAAATTCATAACTATTCCTTGACTTCTTCAATTTTTAATAAATGTGAAATCGAATTGATCATTCCACGAATGGCAGGATTGTCCTGTTGGACGACCGTCTGGTGCATCCGATGAATTCCCAGTGCCTCTAAAGTCCGTTTGGCGCGCGCCCGATAATCGATTCCGCTTCTGATCTGCGTAATTTTCAACATATTATTTGCGCTTTTCTTTTTCATATACCAAATATCTCCTGAACCGTCTTTTCTCGCTTGTGAGCGACGGAATATGGATCTCTTAACTTTTCAAGAGCAACCATCGTCGCTTTCACAACATTGTGAGTGTTATTGCTTCCGATCGATTTGGATAAAATATCTTTGATTCCCACTTGCTCCATGATCGCGCGAATCGCGCCACTGGCGATGATTCCCGTTCCCGGCGTTGCCGGTTTGAGGAACACTTTCGACGCACCGAATTTAGCGGTGACCATGTGAGGAATGGTGCCATTGATAACCGGCACTTTCACGATGCTCTTTTTGGCACTTTCTTTTCCCTTCGCCACGGCAGTCGTCACTTCCAATGCCTTTCCGGATCCGATCCCAACATGACCTTTTCCGTCGCCAACCGCAACGATGGCATTGAATCGGAACCGGCGACCTCCGGTAACCACTTTCGAGACTCTATTAATCTTTACGACTTTTTCTTCAAGCAGCTCAAGCTGTGTAGCATCGACTGTTTTCAAATCTTGACTCCTCCCGAGTTTAGAATTCCAATCCGGCTTTTCTGGCGGCGTCGGCCAAGGCTTTGACGCGACCATGATATTTATATCCGCTCCGGTCGAAAACTACCTTCGTTATTTTTTTCGATATTGCCTTTTCGGCTAAATACTGTCCGACGAGCGCACTTTTTTCGATCTTCTTAGTTCCCTTAGCAATTTTCTCTTTGATTTCGGGCGTCAGGTCCGAAACCGAGAAAAATGACGTGTGATTCGTATCGTCGATCAATTGTGCGTAAATGTGGCTCAGACTTCGAAACACGGCGAGCCGAGGTTTTTCCGGCGTGCCATGGACATTTTTTCTGATCCGACGTCTTCTTTTATTCCGAGCGAATTCTTTTTCTCTAGTGATATTTTCCATTCCGTTACCCCTATTTCACTCCAACTTTCTTGCCGGCTTTTCTCCGGATATGTTCACCCTGATAACGAATACCAAACCCTTTGTAAGGTTCAGGCGGGCAGATGAGACGCAATTTGGCGGCTACCTGTCCAACTTTTTGTTTATCAATGCCAGAAATCAGAATATTGAGATTCTTGGGCACTGAAAGAGTGATTCCTTCCGGTGGCGTAAACAAAATCGGATGTGAAAGTCCTACGTTCATAAAAAGCGATTTCCCTCTTAATTCGACAGAGAAACCAATACCTTCGATCTCCAGCAACTTCGTGAATCCGGTAGAAACACCCTGAACCATATTAGCAATCAGCATTCGGGTCAGCCCGTGCAACTCCTTGTGCGTTTTACTATCGCTGGGGCGGGTTACAATGATTTCATTTCCGGTTTTCGTTACGGTCATGTCTGTTGGGTATTGCCAGTGCAATTGCCCTTTCAGCCCTTTGGCATCGATCGTGTT
The Candidatus Marinimicrobia bacterium CG08_land_8_20_14_0_20_45_22 DNA segment above includes these coding regions:
- a CDS encoding 30S ribosomal protein S5; translated protein: MVASKPWPTPPEKPDWNSKLGRSQDLKTVDATQLELLEEKVVKINRVSKVVTGGRRFRFNAIVAVGDGKGHVGIGSGKALEVTTAVAKGKESAKKSIVKVPVINGTIPHMVTAKFGASKVFLKPATPGTGIIASGAIRAIMEQVGIKDILSKSIGSNNTHNVVKATMVALEKLRDPYSVAHKREKTVQEIFGI
- a CDS encoding 50S ribosomal protein L18, whose amino-acid sequence is MENITREKEFARNKRRRRIRKNVHGTPEKPRLAVFRSLSHIYAQLIDDTNHTSFFSVSDLTPEIKEKIAKGTKKIEKSALVGQYLAEKAISKKITKVVFDRSGYKYHGRVKALADAARKAGLEF
- a CDS encoding 50S ribosomal protein L15; its protein translation is MNLGSLKYAQGAKQNEKRIGRGNASGTGGTSGRGSKGAGSRAGSKFRPWHEGGQMPIYRRLPKRGFTNIFKEEVQIVNLDIIARLQLPEVTIETLLQKGYIKTSAKPVKILGNGEITEPVRVIANAFSKTAKEKIEASGGKAEII
- a CDS encoding 50S ribosomal protein L6; the protein is MSRIGKKPIEISKGVDISIQNNTIDAKGLKGQLHWQYPTDMTVTKTGNEIIVTRPSDSKTHKELHGLTRMLIANMVQGVSTGFTKLLEIEGIGFSVELRGKSLFMNVGLSHPILFTPPEGITLSVPKNLNILISGIDKQKVGQVAAKLRLICPPEPYKGFGIRYQGEHIRRKAGKKVGVK
- a CDS encoding preprotein translocase subunit SecY — protein: MKQQFQSIFRIPELRKRIFYTLAILVVIRIGSHIPIPGIDSEVMGAAMRNFSNTLFGLYDLFAGGAFSRATLFALGIMPYISASIIIQLLGAVIPYFQKLQKEGEEGRKKITQLTRYGTVLISALQAFGIAQFLMSPQMSARIGNQILPVVPHPGIGFVLMSMLTLTAGTVLIMWLGEKITERGIGNGISLIIMIGIIARLPNVFVSELALIKEDVRGIFTEVILIGLMFVIVGFVVLLTQGQRKIPVQYAKRVVGRKVYGGQATHIPLRVNTAGVMPIIFAQSIMFIPSTIATFFPQSDFIQGMMRFFSVQSPVYWLIYGIFIVFFTYFYTAIAFNPIEVADNMKKYGGFIPGIRPGKKTSEFIDNILTKVTLPGSIFLAFIAIFPYILMNVVDINYDLASFFGGTSLLIIVGVALDTLQQIESHLLMRHYDGFMKSGKMRGRH
- a CDS encoding 50S ribosomal protein L30 codes for the protein MKKKSANNMLKITQIRSGIDYRARAKRTLEALGIHRMHQTVVQQDNPAIRGMINSISHLLKIEEVKE